Proteins encoded in a region of the Zea mays cultivar B73 chromosome 2, Zm-B73-REFERENCE-NAM-5.0, whole genome shotgun sequence genome:
- the LOC103649340 gene encoding uncharacterized protein, translated as MQELDGRVKVLQIEGAALPGSSKQQQSSELILVLVLALQELTSSQAELLERIQKLKQEVQNWRSNVETQVKTCQNELQGLKKGLDSEVEQLKSEMKVVRSVQEEKGNLPAQNTTLETVSFV; from the exons ATGCAGGAG CTGGACGGGCGAGTCAAGGTGCTTCAGATAGAGGGCGCGGCACTACCGGGTTCTTCAAAGCAGCAGCAGAGTTCTGAGCTGATCCTTGTGCTTGTGCTTGCGTTGCAGGAGCTGACCTCGTCGCAGGCGGAGTTGCTGGAGAGGATCCAGAAGCTGAAACAG GAGGTGCAGAACTGGCGCTCCAATGTAGAGACGCAGGTCAAGACATGCCAGAAT GAACTCCAGGGTCTCAAGAAAGGACTTGACTCTGAAGTGGAACAGCTGAAATCG GAAATGAAGGTGGTTAGGTCTGTACAGGAAGAGAAAGGCAATCTACCTGCACAAAATACGACTTTAGAGACGGTTAGTTTTGTGTGA
- the LOC103647930 gene encoding pentatricopeptide repeat-containing protein At2g32630, giving the protein MAGSAALPPLAAFASLLTARRFAAARSALRSLLTPRLLAVPFADLAASSLPRGAPPHAVVAFHDMLFRAYADAGAACRAAEALDAAVSRLGSLDPRSLTFSLLSLRRAGRLADAAGLLERALGSCPGSVSPFAASVVVDGLCKSGRVDDARRLLDDMPRHGVSLNALCYNSLLDCYVRQKDDGRVQEILEIMENEGIEATVGTYTILVDSLSTARDISKVEALFNEMKANNVVGDVYLYTAVINAYCRAGNMRRAAKVLDECVGNGVEPNERTYGVLIKGFCKIGQMEAAEMLLADMQGQGVGLNQIIFNTMIDGYCRKGMVDDALKIKAAMEKIGVELNIYTYNTLACGLCRVNRLDEAKTLLHIMIEMGVVPNYVTYTTLISIHCKDGDMVEARRLFREMAEKGATPSVLTYSVMIHGYAKKGRIREAERFRKEMEKKGFVPDVYTYASLVHGHCVNGKVDVALKLFEEMKQRGTEPNVVAYTALISGLAKEGRSEAAFQLYDDMLKAGLIPDDSLYSALVGSLHTDNRKDVKVS; this is encoded by the coding sequence ATGGCGGGGTCCGCCGCCTTGCCGCCGCTCGCCGCCTTCGCGTCGCTCCTTACCGCGCGGCGCTTCGCCGCCGCCAGGTCCGCGCTCCGGTCCCTGCTCACGCCGCGCCTACTGGCGGTGCCGTTCGCGGACCTCGCCGCCTCGTCGCTCCCGCGCGGCGCGCCGCCGCACGCCGTGGTGGCGTTCCACGACATGCTCTTCCGCGCGTACGCGGACGCGGGCGCGGCGTGCCGCGCGGCCGAGGCGCTCGACGCCGCCGTGTCCCGCCTCGGCAGCCTCGACCCGCGCTCGCTCACGTTCTCGCTGCTCTCGCTCCGCCGCGCCGGGCGCCTCGCGGACGCCGCGGGCCTCCTGGAGCGGGCGCTCGGCTCGTGCCCGGGCTCCGTCTCGCCGTTCGCCGCGTCCGTCGTCGTCGACGGGCTCTGCAAGTCGGGGCGCGTGGACGACGCGCGCCGGCTGCTCGACGATATGCCTCGCCACGGCGTGAGTCTGAATGCGCTGTGCTACAACTCGCTGCTTGACTGTTACGTGCGACAAAAGGATGACGGGCGGGTCCAGGAGATTCTAGAGATCATGGAGAACGAAGGCATCGAGGCGACGGTCGGGACGTATACGATCCTTGTGGATAGTTTGTCGACCGCCAGGGACATCAGCAAGGTCGAGGCTCTGTTTAATGAGATGAAGGCGAATAATGTTGTGGGGGATGTGTACCTGTACACCGCTGTCATCAACGCGTATTGCCGAGCAGGGAACATGCGGAGGGCCGCCAAGGTTTTGGATGAATGCGTTGGCAATGGCGTTGAGCCAAACGAGCGTACATATGGTGTATTGATCAAAGGGTTCTGCAAGATTGGGCAGATGGAGGCTGCAGAGATGTTGCTGGCAGACATGCAAGGGCAAGGTGTAGGGCTTAACCAAATCATTTTCAATACCATGATTGATGGCTATTGTCGCAAAGGGATGGTGGACGATGCTCTTAAAATAAAGGCGGCCATGGAGAAAATTGGCGTCGAACTGAACATCTACACATACAACACACTGGCCTGTGGACTGTGCAGGGTGAATAGATTGGATGAGGCAAAGACTCTATTGCACATCATGATCGAGATGGGTGTCGTGCCAAATTACGTCACTTACACTACACTGATCAGCATACACTGCAAGGATGGCGACATGGTGGAGGCTAGAAGGCTGTTCCGAGAAATGGCAGAGAAAGGGGCGACGCCCAGTGTTTTGACCTACAGTGTTATGATTCATGGGTACGCCAAGAAGGGGAGGATCCGTGAGGCTGAGAGGTTCAGAAAGGAGATGGAGAAGAAAGGGTTTGTTCCAGATGTATACACCTATGCATCGCTAGTTCATGGGCACTGTGTCAATGGGAAGGTGGATGTGGCGCTGAAGCTATTCGAAGAGATGAAGCAGAGGGGAACGGAACCTAATGTCGTGGCCTATACGGCTCTGATATCAGGTCTGGCGAAGGAAGGGAGATCAGAGGCGGCGTTCCAGCTGTATGATGATATGCTGAAAGCTGGATTGATCCCAGATGACTCCCTATATTCTGCCCTTGTAGGAAGCCTTCACACAGATAACCGGAAAGATGTTAAGGTTTCTTAG